The proteins below are encoded in one region of Bacillota bacterium:
- a CDS encoding UPF0280 family protein has product MTAVQVEERFYRHVMGSPDLACFQVMEGESDLWVAVDRESWSPGLPDRARDLVRRVRRDVESYIARDSSFLTSLEPVAVAGDAPAIVREMAQAAAHVGVGPMAAVAGAVAEAVARDLLPHVHEVMVENGGDIFLCSRKPRRVAILAGTSPFSLRVGLLIPGDGGPMAVCTSAGRWGHSLSLGCADAAVAVAASGALADAGATWLGNLVREVADLSAALEQARGLPGLVGVVLVKDSRMAAWGEIQLTPV; this is encoded by the coding sequence GTGACCGCAGTGCAGGTGGAGGAGAGGTTTTACCGGCACGTCATGGGCAGTCCGGACCTGGCCTGTTTTCAGGTGATGGAAGGGGAGAGCGACCTCTGGGTGGCGGTGGACCGGGAGAGCTGGTCTCCCGGCCTCCCGGACCGGGCTCGGGATCTGGTGCGCCGGGTGCGTAGAGACGTGGAGTCGTACATCGCCAGGGACAGCTCTTTCCTTACTTCCCTGGAGCCGGTGGCGGTCGCCGGGGACGCTCCCGCCATAGTACGGGAGATGGCCCAAGCGGCTGCTCACGTGGGGGTGGGCCCCATGGCCGCCGTGGCCGGGGCCGTGGCCGAAGCGGTGGCGCGCGACCTCCTTCCCCACGTGCACGAGGTCATGGTGGAGAACGGTGGCGACATCTTCCTGTGCAGCCGGAAACCCCGGCGGGTGGCCATCCTGGCCGGAACCTCGCCCTTTTCCCTGCGGGTCGGGCTGCTCATCCCCGGCGACGGCGGCCCGATGGCGGTGTGCACCTCGGCTGGACGCTGGGGGCACTCCCTCAGCCTGGGGTGTGCGGATGCCGCGGTGGCGGTGGCCGCGTCAGGCGCCCTCGCCGACGCGGGTGCCACCTGGCTGGGCAACCTCGTGCGCGAGGTGGCCGATCTGTCCGCCGCCCTGGAGCAGGCCCGGGGGCTGCCCGGCCTGGTGGGCGTGGTTCTCGTCAAAGACTCCCGGATGGCGGCCTGGGGAGAAATACAGCTCACGCCCGTGTGA
- a CDS encoding 4Fe-4S binding protein: protein MESCVACGACTAVCLPEALYLHRDTGELGWQPDRCTGCGLCLDACPVGALGG, encoded by the coding sequence ATGGAGTCCTGTGTGGCCTGCGGGGCCTGCACGGCCGTGTGCCTGCCGGAAGCGCTGTACCTGCACCGGGACACCGGGGAACTGGGCTGGCAGCCGGATCGCTGTACGGGGTGCGGCCTCTGTCTCGATGCCTGTCCGGTGGGAGCGCTTGGGGGGTGA
- a CDS encoding DUF362 domain-containing protein, which produces MAGGSPAGARVGLVRVGEDDIGVARAVEAAGGIERLVKPGARVLVKPNLVAVPPHPRNGAVTWAEVTRTVADLVRELGGDPVIADSAAVGACTGDVMAVCGYHSLRDAGYQVIDLKAGEEVEVEVPGGLVVKRLVTYRQVAEADVIVSVPVLKTHDQLGASLALKNLKGLLADRDKKRLHTVGVVEGICDLITVLPPLYAVVDGTVGQEGLGPVFGRPVPLGVVLAGADPVAVDTVAGWIMGFQPGELPLPRRAADRGLGCDDLASIRVAGEDPALLRRRFLRAEEDVLLDIPDFRVVFAPETCTGCHHTVLSVVAEIKEEGCAEVLSGRVVVAGPLPNGVLPPVGADGAAGPGELTGREARRWEGWSGLVLVGNCAARCAHLGAWVQGCPPHNAWVKDALLGGRA; this is translated from the coding sequence ATGGCCGGCGGGTCGCCAGCCGGTGCCCGGGTGGGCCTGGTGCGGGTGGGGGAAGACGATATCGGGGTGGCGCGGGCGGTGGAGGCCGCCGGGGGCATCGAGCGGCTGGTGAAGCCGGGTGCGCGCGTGCTGGTGAAGCCCAACCTGGTGGCGGTGCCTCCCCATCCCCGCAACGGGGCGGTGACCTGGGCGGAGGTGACCCGGACGGTGGCGGACCTGGTGCGGGAGCTGGGGGGAGACCCGGTCATCGCCGACTCGGCCGCCGTGGGGGCATGCACTGGGGACGTGATGGCCGTGTGCGGGTACCACTCCCTGCGGGACGCCGGGTACCAGGTGATCGACCTCAAGGCAGGCGAAGAGGTGGAAGTGGAGGTGCCCGGCGGCCTGGTAGTGAAGCGCCTGGTCACCTACCGCCAGGTGGCGGAGGCAGACGTGATCGTGAGCGTGCCGGTGCTGAAGACCCACGACCAGCTGGGGGCCAGCCTGGCCCTGAAAAACCTGAAGGGACTGCTCGCCGACCGCGACAAGAAGCGCCTGCACACCGTGGGCGTGGTGGAGGGGATCTGCGACCTCATCACCGTACTCCCTCCCCTGTACGCGGTGGTGGATGGCACCGTGGGCCAGGAGGGACTGGGACCGGTGTTCGGCCGGCCCGTCCCCCTGGGGGTGGTGCTGGCGGGGGCGGACCCGGTGGCCGTCGATACGGTAGCCGGGTGGATCATGGGTTTCCAACCGGGAGAGCTGCCGCTTCCCCGGCGGGCGGCGGACCGTGGCCTGGGATGCGACGACCTTGCCTCCATCCGGGTGGCGGGAGAGGACCCCGCCCTGCTGCGAAGGCGGTTTCTGCGGGCGGAGGAGGACGTCCTCCTGGATATCCCGGACTTCCGGGTGGTGTTCGCGCCCGAGACCTGCACGGGGTGTCATCACACCGTGCTCTCGGTGGTAGCCGAGATCAAGGAAGAGGGTTGCGCGGAGGTCTTGAGCGGCAGGGTGGTGGTGGCGGGGCCGTTGCCGAACGGTGTGCTGCCCCCTGTCGGGGCGGATGGGGCGGCGGGGCCGGGCGAACTCACCGGCCGGGAGGCTCGGCGTTGGGAGGGGTGGTCCGGCCTGGTGCTGGTGGGGAACTGCGCGGCGAGGTGCGCCCACCTGGGGGCATGGGTGCAGGGGTGCCCTCCCCACAACGCCTGGGTTAAAGACGCTCTGCTGGGCGGCCGGGCATGA
- a CDS encoding L-lactate dehydrogenase: MKSHYGPKLAVVGSGYVGSAAAYTIMLSGLARELVLVDKDRAKAEGHALDLLHGSPLTAPVSVRAGDYEDCRGSDIILFCAGSAQKPGQSRLQLVQVNLEALRDTIPAIARLCPQALLVMVSNPVDVLTQAALHLTRWPPERVIGSGTVLDSARFRQALGHHFGVDPRNVHAYVVGEHGDSEVPLWSRATVAGLTVPEFETLTSRPVGDPGAFFSRVREAAGEVISRKGATYYAIAVVLRRILQAILNDQRSVLTVSGLVEGAYGITGVCLSLPTIVGRRGREKVLAPPLAEQELEALSRSARVLAGFSHLAAGVDPAARESRDPA, from the coding sequence ATGAAATCTCATTACGGACCCAAGCTGGCCGTGGTGGGCTCGGGGTACGTGGGGTCTGCCGCAGCCTACACCATCATGCTGTCGGGCCTGGCGCGCGAGCTGGTCCTGGTCGATAAGGACAGGGCAAAGGCGGAAGGACACGCTTTGGACCTGCTGCACGGGAGCCCTCTGACCGCACCCGTGTCCGTAAGGGCGGGGGATTACGAAGATTGCCGGGGATCGGACATCATCCTGTTCTGTGCGGGGAGTGCGCAGAAACCGGGACAGAGCCGCCTCCAGCTCGTGCAGGTGAACCTCGAGGCGCTGCGTGACACCATCCCCGCCATCGCCCGCCTGTGTCCCCAGGCCCTGCTGGTAATGGTCTCCAACCCCGTCGACGTGCTCACACAGGCGGCCCTGCATCTGACCCGGTGGCCACCCGAACGGGTAATCGGGTCGGGCACGGTGCTGGACAGCGCTCGCTTCCGCCAGGCCCTGGGCCACCACTTCGGGGTAGATCCCCGTAACGTCCATGCCTACGTGGTGGGGGAACACGGTGATAGCGAAGTGCCCCTGTGGAGCCGCGCCACGGTGGCAGGCCTAACGGTGCCCGAGTTCGAAACGCTCACCAGCAGGCCCGTTGGCGATCCCGGCGCCTTCTTCTCCAGGGTACGGGAGGCAGCCGGAGAGGTGATCTCGCGTAAGGGCGCGACCTACTACGCCATAGCGGTGGTACTGCGGCGCATCCTGCAGGCGATCCTCAACGACCAGCGCTCGGTCCTGACCGTTTCCGGCCTGGTGGAAGGTGCGTACGGCATCACCGGAGTCTGCCTCAGCCTTCCCACCATAGTAGGCAGGCGGGGCAGGGAAAAGGTGCTGGCCCCTCCCCTGGCCGAACAGGAGCTGGAGGCGCTGTCCCGATCCGCCCGCGTGCTGGCCGGCTTCTCGCACCTTGCCGCCGGGGTCGATCCGGCCGCGAGAGAGAGCAGGGACCCGGCCTGA
- a CDS encoding CBS and ACT domain-containing protein, protein MLVRDRMSKDLVTVSPSTPVPEALRMMEQRHIRRLPVVKDGELVGIVTLLDLFRVSPSPATSLSIWELNYLIARLPVEQAMTRKVVTVSPDATLEEAALLMRQHRVGGLPVVEDGRPVGIITETDIFEAFLDLMGLRQPGLRVTLTLPDRVGMLAAVTGICRDHGVNILSVASFPPHEGEAEIIMRLAGERARAAVDAIRDAGYRVVDTRDSQ, encoded by the coding sequence GTGCTGGTGCGTGACCGTATGTCGAAGGACCTGGTGACGGTGTCGCCTTCCACGCCGGTTCCGGAAGCCCTGCGCATGATGGAGCAGAGGCATATCCGGCGGCTCCCCGTGGTCAAGGACGGGGAGCTGGTGGGGATAGTCACCCTGCTGGACCTCTTCCGGGTTTCCCCTTCTCCGGCCACCAGTCTCAGCATCTGGGAGCTCAACTACCTGATCGCTCGCCTGCCCGTGGAACAGGCGATGACCCGCAAGGTGGTCACCGTGTCCCCGGATGCTACCCTGGAAGAGGCTGCTCTTCTCATGCGGCAGCACCGGGTGGGGGGCCTGCCCGTGGTGGAAGACGGCCGGCCGGTGGGCATCATCACCGAGACCGACATATTCGAGGCCTTCCTGGATCTGATGGGCCTGCGGCAGCCCGGCCTGCGCGTCACCCTGACGCTCCCGGACCGGGTGGGCATGCTGGCGGCCGTCACCGGCATCTGCCGCGATCACGGTGTCAACATCCTGAGCGTGGCTTCCTTCCCGCCCCACGAAGGTGAGGCGGAGATCATCATGCGCCTGGCCGGTGAGCGCGCCCGCGCGGCGGTGGATGCCATCCGCGACGCGGGCTACCGGGTGGTGGACACGCGCGACAGCCAGTAG
- the dnaE gene encoding DNA polymerase III subunit alpha encodes MFTHLHVHSHFSFFDSPTAPAALVKKAATLGMPALALTDHGVLHGVPSFVAACRRHGVRPVAGVQLAFCPGDKGGATVAARAGTGRDGAPFELVLLCHDQTGYHNLCRLSSAAQAMTWGCRPQPLSVLQEQAGGLVCLSGSVRGPLAGLLAVGERKRAADLAGLLRELFCGAFFIEVPATGAVAQPVLAGLVDLARELAVPLAATADVHYAEPREATVRRLLLAGQRSSRPGQPHDAAPASLRKPGGRESVGPADRDGPREDSPQQGDGPRESGDLWLCSEREIRRRLAFLPRAVAEEALANTVAIAEECHWDLEPLAGAEGGGLPDPACPAHSADDLRRLVDEGRRSRYPTGEPSEVAPRLERELEVTIGRGLADYFLLAHRVASWCHREGIPVGPGRGSAAGSLVCYCLGITDVDPLEEGLMFERFLNPERPDLPDIDMDVCQRRRPEVIAMLTGQAGAVGVVTFTTLGARSALRLAGRALGLPPDRIGALTAAFPGERGPGALAHALASVPELRAIPRDREPFRTLFGAAALLEGIPVGRSRHPSGVVVIPPGQREELPLYRAPDGQPVSQYDAESLEMLGVPKLDVLGLRHLTVAGDTERMVRQAEPAFSVDRLDPDDPITWDLIGAAETVGCFQLESEGMRHLLERMQPRSLPDLATAIASYKPGPLRARSRRAAHRRAGDTGAGDSARAAGAPGGASPAAAGRGGPPTEVSGPPPLLQDILAPTRGILVYQEQVMEAGQRLAGMTAGKADLMRRLLEKGQRLRPALLREWEARFVSGARERGIPEAEARDAFHWLSRAAGYTFNRAHATCYARLAYQAAYLKAHHPAPYLAALLSNPGGYYPPDLYLYEARRLGIAVLPAHPNHSGAFWRAEKGAIRAGLLSLPGVGLHAALACLRERARGGDFRSPQDLTLRLRGKVPRAALSALLLAREEAERPGAGRTECARPDEQPARADDQEVILEGRVVQGQRVPAPGGGYRLVLLLDTGREMVHVHVPARVYERDALALDPRHLTVRGRLDRRGGHLRLLASALGSPAFSIGRGGES; translated from the coding sequence ATGTTCACGCACCTGCACGTTCACAGCCATTTCAGCTTTTTCGACTCCCCCACGGCGCCGGCGGCTCTGGTGAAAAAGGCAGCGACGCTGGGGATGCCCGCCCTCGCCCTCACCGACCACGGCGTCCTGCACGGGGTGCCCTCGTTCGTGGCCGCCTGTCGGCGCCACGGCGTACGGCCCGTGGCAGGAGTACAACTTGCGTTTTGCCCTGGTGATAAGGGCGGCGCGACAGTGGCTGCGCGCGCAGGGACCGGCCGGGACGGAGCACCCTTCGAACTCGTGCTGCTGTGCCACGATCAGACGGGGTACCACAACCTCTGCCGGCTTAGCAGCGCCGCTCAGGCCATGACCTGGGGCTGCAGGCCCCAACCCCTGTCGGTACTGCAGGAGCAGGCGGGGGGCCTGGTATGTCTGAGCGGTTCGGTACGGGGACCGCTGGCGGGGCTGCTCGCGGTCGGCGAGCGGAAACGGGCGGCGGACCTGGCCGGCCTGCTGCGCGAGCTGTTTTGCGGGGCATTCTTCATCGAAGTGCCGGCCACCGGCGCCGTGGCCCAGCCGGTGCTCGCCGGCCTGGTCGATCTGGCCCGGGAACTGGCCGTACCGCTCGCCGCTACGGCCGACGTCCACTACGCGGAGCCCCGCGAGGCGACCGTGCGGCGGCTTCTTCTCGCCGGCCAGAGATCATCTCGCCCCGGCCAGCCACACGACGCGGCGCCAGCGAGCCTCCGCAAGCCAGGCGGCCGGGAATCGGTCGGGCCTGCTGATCGAGACGGCCCAAGGGAAGATAGCCCGCAGCAGGGAGATGGGCCCCGGGAAAGCGGTGACCTCTGGCTGTGCTCCGAAAGGGAGATCCGACGGAGACTGGCCTTCCTGCCCCGCGCCGTCGCAGAGGAAGCGCTGGCCAACACGGTAGCCATCGCGGAGGAATGTCACTGGGACCTGGAGCCGCTCGCAGGCGCTGAAGGCGGCGGGCTGCCGGACCCCGCCTGCCCGGCCCACTCTGCCGATGACCTGCGGCGCCTGGTGGATGAGGGGCGACGCTCTCGCTATCCCACGGGGGAACCCTCCGAGGTGGCGCCACGCCTGGAGCGGGAACTGGAGGTCACCATCGGGCGGGGGCTGGCCGACTACTTCCTGCTGGCGCACCGGGTGGCGTCCTGGTGCCACCGGGAGGGGATTCCGGTGGGCCCGGGCCGTGGCTCGGCGGCGGGCAGCCTGGTCTGCTACTGCCTGGGCATCACCGACGTGGACCCCCTGGAAGAAGGGCTAATGTTCGAGCGCTTCCTGAATCCGGAGAGGCCGGACCTGCCCGACATCGACATGGACGTGTGCCAGCGCCGACGCCCGGAGGTGATCGCCATGCTCACCGGGCAGGCGGGAGCCGTGGGAGTGGTCACGTTCACCACGCTGGGGGCGAGGTCAGCCCTGCGCCTGGCAGGGCGGGCCCTGGGCCTTCCCCCCGACCGCATCGGCGCCCTCACCGCCGCCTTCCCCGGCGAGCGCGGCCCCGGGGCGCTGGCCCACGCCCTGGCCTCGGTACCCGAGCTGCGGGCCATCCCCCGTGACCGGGAACCCTTCCGTACCCTGTTCGGGGCGGCAGCGCTGCTGGAAGGTATCCCGGTGGGGCGCTCCCGCCACCCCTCGGGGGTGGTGGTCATCCCGCCCGGCCAGCGAGAGGAGCTGCCCCTGTACCGGGCCCCCGACGGCCAGCCCGTGAGCCAGTATGACGCCGAATCCCTGGAAATGCTGGGGGTGCCCAAGCTGGACGTGCTGGGCCTGCGGCACCTCACGGTGGCGGGTGATACGGAGCGCATGGTGCGCCAGGCGGAGCCGGCCTTCTCGGTGGATCGTCTCGATCCTGACGACCCCATCACCTGGGACCTGATCGGTGCGGCGGAGACGGTGGGATGCTTCCAATTGGAGAGCGAAGGGATGCGTCACCTGCTGGAACGGATGCAGCCCCGTTCCCTGCCGGACCTGGCCACCGCCATCGCCTCGTACAAGCCCGGACCCCTGCGGGCGCGCAGCCGGCGGGCCGCCCACAGGCGGGCCGGGGACACCGGCGCAGGGGACAGCGCACGGGCTGCCGGAGCGCCAGGCGGGGCCTCACCGGCCGCCGCAGGCAGGGGCGGACCGCCCACCGAGGTGAGCGGGCCGCCTCCCCTCCTGCAGGACATCCTGGCCCCCACGCGGGGCATCCTGGTCTACCAGGAGCAGGTGATGGAAGCGGGCCAGCGCCTGGCCGGCATGACTGCGGGAAAGGCAGATCTCATGCGGCGCTTGCTGGAGAAGGGGCAGCGCCTGCGCCCCGCCCTGCTCCGGGAATGGGAAGCCCGGTTCGTGAGCGGCGCGCGCGAGCGGGGCATACCCGAAGCCGAAGCAAGAGACGCCTTCCACTGGCTGAGCAGGGCGGCCGGGTATACCTTCAACCGGGCCCACGCCACCTGCTACGCCCGCCTGGCCTACCAGGCCGCCTACCTCAAGGCCCACCATCCAGCACCGTACCTGGCCGCCCTCCTCTCCAACCCCGGCGGGTACTACCCGCCCGACCTCTACCTGTACGAGGCACGGCGCCTGGGGATCGCCGTGCTGCCCGCCCACCCCAATCACAGCGGCGCCTTCTGGCGGGCGGAAAAAGGGGCCATACGGGCCGGGCTCCTCTCCCTGCCCGGCGTGGGCCTGCACGCCGCCCTCGCCTGCCTGCGGGAACGGGCGAGGGGCGGCGATTTCCGTTCCCCCCAGGACCTGACCCTCCGCCTGCGGGGCAAAGTACCCCGGGCGGCCCTCTCTGCGCTGCTTCTGGCACGCGAAGAGGCCGAAAGGCCCGGCGCAGGCCGGACCGAATGTGCGCGGCCCGACGAACAACCGGCCCGCGCAGATGATCAAGAAGTGATACTCGAGGGCCGGGTGGTGCAGGGGCAACGCGTTCCGGCACCGGGGGGCGGTTACCGCCTGGTACTCCTGCTGGACACCGGGCGCGAGATGGTGCACGTACACGTACCCGCCCGGGTATACGAGCGGGACGCCCTGGCCCTGGACCCCCGTCACCTCACCGTACGGGGGCGGCTGGACCGCCGGGGTGGTCACCTGCGCCTCCTGGCGTCGGCCCTGGGGAGTCCGGCTTTTAGCATCGGTCGCGGGGGAGAAAGCTAG
- a CDS encoding DUF72 domain-containing protein gives MATIVVGTGGYSYEDWRGVFYPKDLPKNRMLEFYSREFDFVELNTTYYRQPSRPMLRNMVQMTPPRFSFAVKAYRGITHERERPRHELRAMLDALEPLRQEGRLGCALLQFPTSFRYNGENVALLRDLGQDLRGTPAVVEFRHQEWLREDVFHLLEESRLGFTCVDEPAFRTLVPPAVRATADVAYVRFHGRNYQKWWRHEDPSERYDYLYTREELAEWVPRIRLLERQAGKVFVSMNNHRRGQAVINGRTIKELLELTWPTPLVTAETVLESHSPALAGPAERRGSASASAAGGAAGGGARG, from the coding sequence ATGGCGACGATCGTCGTGGGAACGGGGGGCTACTCGTACGAGGACTGGCGGGGTGTGTTCTACCCCAAGGACCTCCCCAAGAACCGCATGCTCGAGTTCTACAGCCGGGAATTCGACTTCGTGGAACTGAACACGACGTACTACCGCCAGCCCAGCCGTCCCATGCTGAGGAATATGGTCCAGATGACCCCGCCGCGGTTCTCCTTTGCCGTGAAGGCGTACCGGGGCATCACCCACGAGAGGGAACGGCCGCGCCATGAGTTGCGCGCCATGCTGGACGCCCTCGAACCGCTGCGCCAGGAAGGACGCCTGGGGTGCGCCCTGCTGCAGTTCCCCACCAGCTTCCGCTACAACGGCGAGAATGTGGCGCTGCTGCGGGACCTGGGCCAGGACCTCAGGGGGACGCCGGCCGTGGTGGAGTTCCGCCACCAGGAATGGCTGCGGGAAGACGTGTTTCACCTCCTGGAGGAGAGCCGACTGGGGTTCACCTGCGTGGATGAGCCGGCCTTCCGCACCCTGGTGCCCCCGGCCGTGCGGGCGACCGCCGACGTGGCCTACGTGCGCTTCCACGGGCGCAACTATCAGAAATGGTGGCGGCACGAGGATCCCTCCGAACGCTATGACTATCTCTACACCCGGGAGGAACTGGCCGAGTGGGTGCCCCGCATCCGCCTCCTGGAGCGGCAGGCGGGTAAGGTGTTCGTGAGCATGAACAACCACCGGCGCGGGCAGGCGGTCATCAACGGTCGCACGATCAAGGAGTTGCTGGAGCTTACCTGGCCCACTCCCCTGGTCACGGCGGAGACGGTGCTGGAATCCCACTCCCCCGCTCTGGCCGGCCCGGCGGAGAGGAGGGGCAGTGCATCGGCGTCGGCGGCAGGTGGGGCCGCAGGAGGAGGTGCCCGCGGGTGA
- a CDS encoding uracil-DNA glycosylase: MRPVHLPTAVPGETRAEREQRPAGLAEREGRLAVLAEEARRCHLCPLGDSRRLAVPGEGPADAALVLVGEAPGEKEDEAGRPYVGNAGRLLGHLLGEAGLDRGETFITGAVKCRPPGNRTPRASEIEVCAQHYLRPQVEIIRPRIVCPQGTAAVRAVLGPGVRLAAVRGRPLQREGHTVFVTHHPAAVFYREELKNTLEQDMAALARLLRGGGP; this comes from the coding sequence GTGAGGCCGGTGCATCTCCCGACCGCAGTCCCCGGAGAGACGAGGGCGGAGCGGGAGCAGCGTCCCGCGGGGCTGGCGGAGCGGGAGGGGCGCCTCGCAGTGCTGGCGGAAGAGGCACGGCGGTGCCACCTGTGCCCCCTGGGCGATTCACGCCGGCTGGCTGTGCCGGGCGAGGGTCCTGCCGATGCCGCTCTGGTGCTGGTGGGAGAAGCTCCCGGCGAAAAGGAGGACGAGGCCGGCCGTCCCTATGTGGGCAATGCCGGTCGCCTGCTCGGTCACCTGCTGGGGGAAGCCGGGCTCGACCGCGGGGAGACGTTCATCACCGGGGCTGTCAAGTGCCGCCCACCGGGCAACCGCACTCCCCGCGCATCGGAAATCGAGGTGTGCGCGCAGCACTACCTGCGGCCTCAAGTCGAGATCATACGTCCCCGCATCGTATGCCCCCAGGGGACCGCCGCCGTCCGGGCCGTGCTGGGACCGGGGGTCAGGCTGGCCGCGGTGCGCGGGCGCCCCCTCCAGCGGGAAGGGCACACGGTGTTCGTCACCCACCACCCCGCCGCCGTCTTCTACCGCGAGGAGCTCAAGAACACCCTGGAGCAGGACATGGCGGCCCTGGCCCGCCTGCTGCGGGGCGGCGGTCCGTAG
- a CDS encoding amidohydrolase family protein, translating to MRFFIAGGTVVTGDGGTVLEGATVVVEGALVADILPAGAGAVSGQPVPARSGAGGAPVDGEVIDARRCYVLPGLINHHAHGCTLGPLFASGAEALAEGEVRCNLLRHLQAGTTTVLNLDGFALPEEVEAARSLAPVNLKTATSHTPLNLRAALRADGRGLSPRHRRMTAERMLEAGAVCLGEIGGGHTLGGGGQEYLYIPRAVRERTGREISPAGARALKTAVLGRHIDPRAYREAAVRDVLGELGLADVLSPQGARRLVEESVLPSFQAALDGMREAVEVGARLGVPVILHTAAPSRAVVLELVRHGGRLIAAHCNHDSLLPDEAVDLALRLRAAGVLVDVATFDAFGARHTTPGPQPLLELVARGAADLISTDYGGGLFDPQVVALAEVLGRGLRPLAEAVAMVTGWVADAVPSLAPDRGYLERGRVADLVLLRRDDPGRVEMVMVGGRPLVEAMRGPHGGLRMVAPR from the coding sequence ATGAGGTTCTTCATCGCCGGGGGCACGGTGGTGACCGGCGACGGGGGCACCGTGCTGGAGGGTGCCACCGTGGTGGTCGAGGGTGCCCTCGTCGCCGACATACTGCCTGCAGGTGCGGGGGCGGTCTCCGGGCAGCCGGTGCCGGCGCGTTCCGGAGCGGGGGGTGCGCCGGTGGACGGTGAGGTGATCGATGCGCGCCGATGCTACGTGCTCCCCGGTCTGATCAACCACCATGCCCATGGCTGCACGCTGGGACCCCTTTTCGCCAGCGGGGCGGAGGCCCTGGCCGAAGGCGAGGTGCGCTGCAACCTGCTCCGTCACCTGCAGGCGGGCACCACCACCGTACTCAACCTGGACGGTTTCGCCCTGCCCGAGGAGGTGGAGGCGGCCCGCTCCCTCGCCCCCGTGAACCTGAAGACGGCCACTTCCCATACCCCCCTCAACCTCAGAGCCGCCCTGCGGGCCGACGGACGGGGCCTTTCCCCGCGCCACCGCCGCATGACCGCCGAGAGGATGCTGGAGGCGGGGGCGGTGTGCCTGGGGGAAATCGGCGGCGGTCACACCCTGGGCGGGGGCGGGCAGGAGTACCTGTACATACCGCGGGCCGTGCGAGAGCGTACGGGGCGGGAGATATCACCGGCGGGGGCGCGGGCGCTGAAGACGGCGGTGCTGGGGCGCCACATCGATCCCCGGGCGTACAGGGAGGCAGCCGTGCGCGATGTCCTGGGCGAACTGGGCCTGGCCGATGTGCTCTCCCCGCAGGGGGCCAGGCGGCTGGTGGAGGAGAGCGTGCTGCCCTCGTTTCAGGCGGCCCTGGACGGGATGCGGGAGGCGGTGGAAGTGGGAGCGCGGCTGGGGGTCCCCGTCATCCTGCACACCGCTGCCCCTTCCCGGGCGGTGGTACTGGAGCTCGTCCGCCATGGAGGGCGGCTGATCGCCGCCCACTGCAATCATGACTCGCTCCTTCCGGACGAGGCGGTGGACCTGGCGCTGCGCCTGCGGGCGGCGGGAGTCCTGGTGGACGTGGCCACCTTCGACGCCTTCGGGGCGCGTCATACCACCCCCGGTCCGCAACCTCTGCTGGAGCTGGTGGCCCGGGGGGCGGCCGACCTCATATCCACCGACTACGGGGGCGGTCTTTTCGACCCCCAGGTGGTGGCTCTGGCCGAGGTGCTCGGCCGGGGGTTACGTCCACTCGCAGAAGCGGTGGCCATGGTTACGGGGTGGGTAGCCGACGCCGTCCCCAGCCTGGCCCCCGACCGCGGTTACCTGGAACGCGGGCGCGTGGCCGACCTGGTGCTGCTCCGCCGGGACGACCCGGGCCGGGTGGAGATGGTGATGGTGGGCGGTCGTCCTCTGGTGGAGGCCATGCGCGGCCCGCACGGCGGGCTCAGGATGGTTGCCCCCCGGTGA